One segment of Streptomyces sp. YIM 121038 DNA contains the following:
- the ugpC gene encoding sn-glycerol-3-phosphate ABC transporter ATP-binding protein UgpC: MATVTFDKATRIYPGSTKPAVDGLEIEIEDGEFLVLVGPSGCGKSTSLRMLAGLEDVNGGAIRIGDRDVTHLPPKDRDIAMVFQNYALYPHMTVAANMGFALKIAGVDKATIRQKVEEAAKILDLTEYLDRKPKALSGGQRQRVAMGRAIVREPQVFLMDEPLSNLDAKLRVSTRTQIASLQRRLGITTVYVTHDQVEAMTMGDRVAVLKDGLLQQVDSPRNMYDRPANLFVAGFIGSPAMNLVEVPITDGGVKFGNSVVPVNREALAAAADKGDRTVTVGVRPEHFDVVEQNGGAAKTLTKESEDAPAGLAVSVNVVEELGADGYVYGTAEVGGEQKDLVVRVNGRQVPEKGALLHVVPRPGETHVFSTSTGERLTD; the protein is encoded by the coding sequence CCGTCCGGCTGCGGCAAGTCCACCTCCCTGCGCATGCTCGCGGGCCTGGAGGACGTGAACGGCGGCGCGATCCGCATCGGCGACCGCGACGTCACGCACCTGCCGCCCAAGGACCGGGACATCGCCATGGTGTTCCAGAACTACGCGCTGTACCCGCACATGACGGTCGCCGCGAACATGGGCTTCGCCCTGAAGATCGCGGGCGTCGACAAGGCCACGATCCGGCAGAAGGTCGAAGAGGCCGCGAAGATCCTCGACCTCACCGAGTACCTGGACCGCAAGCCGAAGGCCCTCTCCGGCGGTCAGCGCCAGCGCGTCGCGATGGGCCGCGCCATCGTCCGCGAGCCCCAGGTCTTCCTCATGGACGAGCCGCTGTCGAACCTCGACGCCAAGCTCCGCGTCTCCACGCGTACGCAGATCGCCTCGCTCCAGCGCCGCCTCGGCATCACCACCGTGTACGTCACCCACGACCAGGTCGAGGCCATGACGATGGGCGACCGCGTCGCCGTCCTCAAGGACGGTCTGCTCCAGCAGGTCGACTCGCCGCGCAACATGTACGACCGCCCGGCGAACCTCTTCGTCGCGGGCTTCATCGGCTCGCCCGCCATGAACCTCGTCGAGGTCCCGATCACCGACGGCGGCGTGAAGTTCGGCAACTCGGTGGTGCCGGTCAACCGCGAGGCCCTCGCCGCGGCCGCCGACAAGGGCGACCGCACCGTCACCGTCGGCGTCCGCCCCGAGCACTTCGACGTGGTCGAGCAGAACGGCGGCGCCGCGAAGACCCTCACCAAGGAGTCCGAGGACGCCCCGGCCGGTCTCGCCGTGTCCGTGAACGTCGTCGAGGAGCTCGGCGCCGACGGCTACGTGTACGGCACCGCCGAGGTCGGCGGCGAGCAGAAGGACCTCGTGGTCCGCGTCAACGGCCGCCAGGTCCCCGAGAAGGGCGCCCTGCTCCACGTCGTGCCGCGCCCGGGCGAGACCCACGTCTTCTCCACCTCCACCGGCGAGCGCCTCACCGACTGA